The Dethiosulfovibrio faecalis DNA window CGGTCAACCGATCGTGATGATGGCGGACAGACAGACCACCGGGGGCTACACGAAGATAGCGGTCCTCACAGCCAACTCGGTGGCAAGACTTGCCCAGAGGCTCCCGGGACAACCGGTACGCTTCTCCGCCATGAGCCAGGATCAGGCCATAATCGAGGCCAGGGAGGAAAGAGGTCGACTGGAGTCCCTCAGACTGGCCCTCGAAAGCTGGATAGCCGATCCGACGAAAGACGAAAAGGAACGGGTCGAACCGGCAACGGAGGGACAATGTCGCATCACCGTCGACGGCGAAACCTACGAGGTCCAATGGGAGAAAATCTAGAGGAGGCATGACGTAGATGTACAAGATAGATCTGAACAGCGATCTGGGCGAGAGTTTCGGCGCCTACACCATGGGAAAGGACGGCCAGGTCCTGGAAAGCGTCTCCTCCGCCAACGTGGCCTGCGGCTTTCACGCAGGAGACCCGTCGGTCATGGTCGAGACCGTGAAGATGGCCTCGTCCAGAGGCGTCGCCATAGGGGCCCATCCGGGCTATCCCGACCTGGTCGGGTTCGGACGGAGAAACCTGAAGTGCACCCCCGACCAGGTCTACGCCGACTGCCTCTACCAGATAGGGGCCATTTCCGCGGCCTGCAGGGCTACGGGAACCTCGCTACAGCACGTCAAACCCCACGGAGCCATGTACAACACCGCGGCCAAGGATCTAGAGATGGCCAGGGCCATAGCCTGCGCCGTGAAGGACGGAGGGGATAACCTGATTCTCATGGGGCTGTCGGGATCGCTGTTCCAGAAGGCGGCGGAGGAAACAAGCGTTCCCTTCGCTTCGGAGGCCTTCGCCGATCGAGCCTACATGGCCGACGGGACCCTCGTCCCCAGGAGCATGGAGGGAGCGGTCATACACGACTCCGACGAGGCGGCGTCCAGGGTGGTCAGGATGATAAAAGAGGGCATCGTCACGACCCTGTCCGGAGAGGATATAGAGCTTAGCCCCCACTCGATCTGTCTGCACGGCGACACCGCCGAGGCGGTGGAGATGTCCAGAGAACTCAGAAAGACGCTGGAGGCGGAGGGAATAGAGATAGCCAATCTCAGGGAGGTGCTGAAACTATGAAAGCCACGGACTACGGCGGATCTACGCCTCAAGAGGTCAGGGAAATAATCAGAAGAGGGGAATGGACCAAGCCCACCCCGGGGATGTGCAAGGGAAGGGTTCAAGCCAATCTGATAGTCCTCCCCAAGGACTGGGCCTACGACTTCCTCGTCTTCGCCCAGAGAAACCCGACCCCCTGCCCCATACTGGACATCACCGAACCGGGCGACACCGAGGCCAGGATAATGGCCCCCGGCTCGGACATATCCAAGGATATTCCGAGATACGTGGTCTGGGAAAACGGCGTCAATATCGACGAGCCCACCGACGTCAGCTCCTACTGGCGGGACGACCTGGTCGGCTTCCTTCTGGGCTGTTCCTTCTCCTTCGAGAGCGCCCTAATGGAGGCGGATATTCCGATAAGGCACATCGAGGAAAACCGCAACGTCCCCATGTACATCACCTCCATGAAGTGCCGTCCGGCCGGTAGGCTGTCGGGGCCTATGGTGGTCAGCATGAGACCCATCCCGGCGAGACAGGTTCCCAAGGCGGTTCTGTGCACAGGACGCTTCCCGGAAGTACACGGAGCCCCGGTTCACGTAGGAGACCCTGAGGCGATAGGGATAAAGGACATCTCCAAGCCCGACTTCGGCGACTCGGTCACGATCCGTCCCGGCGAGGTCCCGGTATTCTGGGGATGCGGAGTGACGCCCCAGGCGGCGCTGATGGCCAGCAAACCTCCCTTCGCGATAACCCACGCTCCGGGACACATGATGATACTGGACCCCAAGGACGCCGATCTGGCGGTGTTCTGATCTCTTGAAAAGAGGGACCTCGCAAGCGAGGTCCCTCAGCATTTATCTAATTCATTGATTTGCTTGACGCATCGCTTCTTGGACCTGTTCGTCCGAAATCGATCTAAAGCTCAAGAGCCCCTTGCCCAACATACCGTCCATGGCTTCGCGGCTACTCTCTATACACCTACCATCACCGTTTTTACTGGCCAGATAAAACCACCTATAGGCCTGCACAACGTTTTTATCTACCCATTTTCCGTCTCTGTAGCATTCCCCCAGGTTATATTGTCCCCAGGCATTTCC harbors:
- a CDS encoding putative hydro-lyase; its protein translation is MKATDYGGSTPQEVREIIRRGEWTKPTPGMCKGRVQANLIVLPKDWAYDFLVFAQRNPTPCPILDITEPGDTEARIMAPGSDISKDIPRYVVWENGVNIDEPTDVSSYWRDDLVGFLLGCSFSFESALMEADIPIRHIEENRNVPMYITSMKCRPAGRLSGPMVVSMRPIPARQVPKAVLCTGRFPEVHGAPVHVGDPEAIGIKDISKPDFGDSVTIRPGEVPVFWGCGVTPQAALMASKPPFAITHAPGHMMILDPKDADLAVF
- a CDS encoding LamB/YcsF family protein encodes the protein MYKIDLNSDLGESFGAYTMGKDGQVLESVSSANVACGFHAGDPSVMVETVKMASSRGVAIGAHPGYPDLVGFGRRNLKCTPDQVYADCLYQIGAISAACRATGTSLQHVKPHGAMYNTAAKDLEMARAIACAVKDGGDNLILMGLSGSLFQKAAEETSVPFASEAFADRAYMADGTLVPRSMEGAVIHDSDEAASRVVRMIKEGIVTTLSGEDIELSPHSICLHGDTAEAVEMSRELRKTLEAEGIEIANLREVLKL